From a region of the Vanrija pseudolonga chromosome 2, complete sequence genome:
- the adh-1_3 gene encoding Alcohol dehydrogenase 1, with protein sequence MTITPIPTTQLAAVSRSKEAGTVVETIPVVQPEDLKPGQALVRLRYSGVCHSDYSLIHDEFALPTPRPCIAGHEGTGEIVALNDPITKLKVGDRVGIKYIIHSCNQCETCLAGDEAICAEAKHSVFDEPGTFQQYAVSYTSQLTPIPANLDLAIAAPVLCAGLTVWRALKESNTRAGQWIAIPGAGGGLGSLAVQYAVFMGLNVIAIDSGADKQAMCEANGVRAFLDFKLVEDMVSAIQGATTDGRGPHAALVTSPKVEAYTLAMRYIRPGGRVVAVGIPPEGSEFKADMLTSVVERKSIVTSYVGSRLDALEALQIVADGHVKQQVVVEPLRNIDDIYRRMHAGKVAGRVVVDLWQ encoded by the exons ATGACCATCACGCCCATCCCCACGACGCAGCTCGCAGCAGTCTCGCGCTCCAAAGAGGCCGGGACGGTAGTCGAGACCATCCCGGTAGTGCAGCCAGAGGACCTGAAGCCGGGGCAGGCGCTCGTGCGTCTGCGCTACTCTGGCGTGTGCCAT TCCGACTACAGCCTCATCCACGACGAGTTCGCCCTGCCCACCCCGCGGCCCTGCATCGCCGGGCACGAGGGCACGGGGGAGatcgtcgcgctcaacgaCCCCATCACGAAGCTCAAGGTCGGGGACCGGG TCGGGATCAAGTACATCATCCACTCGTGTAACCAGTGCGAGACGTGTCTagccggcgacgaggccatcTGCGCCGAGGCGAAGCACTCTGTGTTCGACGAGCCGGGCACCTTCCAGCAATA CGCCGTATCGTACACGtcccagctgacgcccatcccggccaacctcgacctggccatcgccgcgcccgtcctCTGCGCCGGCCTGACAGTCTGGCGTGCGCTCAAGGAGTCCAACACGCGCGCAGGCCAGTGGATCGCCATccccggcgctggcggcggcctgggcTCCCTGGCGGTCCAGTACGCCGTGTTCATGGGCCTGAACGTCATCGCGATCGACTCGGGCGCGGACAAGCAGGCGATGTGTGAGGCGaacggcgtgcgcgccttcctcgacttcaagctcgtcgaggacatgGTCTCCGCGATCCAGGGCGCCACGACCGACGGGCGCGggccgcacgccgcgctcgtcaccAGTCCCAAAGTGGAAGCGTACACCCTCGCGATGCGCTATATCCGGCCCGGTGGGCGCGTGGTGGCCGTCGGCATCCCGCCCGAGGGGAGCGAGTTCAAGGCCGACATGCTCACGTCCGTCGTGGAGCGCAAGTCCATCGTCACGAGCTATGTCGGCtcccgcctcgacgcgctcgaggcgctccagATCGTCGCGGACGGACATGTCAAGCAGCAGGTTGTTGTCGAGCCCTTGCGCAACATTGATGATATTTATCGCCGGATGCACGCCGGCAAGGTCGCTGGACGGGTTGTGGTCGATT TGTGGCAGTAG
- the CYP4F8 gene encoding Cytochrome P450 4F8 has protein sequence MTNSSLPQVLAPVAAVAAVVAGTSLLVTVPAALVLVALLTWAYLYPYRRASLHPSFANLHGPVNSSAVFGNWRDFLDSANDDGTDSSLPLEWTEPWPTGRIHGFFGTHIFYSTDPGAMSYMLANDEVFQKPPRLLNLLGILVGGQGLLMLEGNPHRRARKAMNPTFGPPAIRELVPLFYDKAFELRDKFASFFDPANDGVALARRAEGDDKIVVGGRRKVDVQKPLAEFALDVIGTAGFSHDTAALNSSPSEFTDAWRAMQVSLGQKGKRELAQLFAMMPVLEKIPVDAQVKMTAYNDAAVKVGKRLVGNKMAALEAAGGDAKSELGRDLVSLLLKSNLASKTSEKMTTDEIVDQIRTFLFAGAETTAVAMSYALWRLGRHPEMQDKLRKEILTVEEDNPSFDTLNGLTYLEYFVREILRIHSPVSNTIRMAMSDVVIPLSKPTKGRDGSLVDSVVLRKGTTVMIPIASVNVASSIWGPDATTFNPDRHATEPTIKTPGIYANLMTFIGGPRNCIGYRFSIAEIKVALFVLLRSFSFEVLPDMPEQRRMPGIDLRSYSLGQGLPLAPEMPLLVRVLE, from the exons ATGACCAACTCGTCGCTACCGCAGGTGCTGGCGCCGGTGGCCGCTGTGGCCGCCGTGGTCGCGGGCACGTCGCTGCTCGTCACCGtcccggcggcgctggtcctcgtcgcgctcctcaccTGGGCCTACCTGTACCCGtaccgccgcgcctcgctccACCCATCATTCGCCAACCTGCACGGCCCAGTGAACTCGTCGGCGGTCTTTGGCAACTGGCGCGACTTTCTCGACtcggccaacgacgacggcaccgacaGCAGCCTCCCGCTCGAGTGGACCGAGCCGTGGCCTACCGGCCGCATCCACGGCTTCTTCGGCACACACATCTTCTACTCTACTGACCCCGGCGCGATGAGCTACAtgctcgccaacgacgaggtgTTCCAGAAGCCCCCGCGcctgctcaacctcctcggcatcctcgtcggcgggcagggCCTGCTAATGCTCGAGGGCAACCCGCACCGGCGGGCGCGCAAG GCCATGAACCCCACGTTTGGGCCGCCCGCTatccgcgagctcgtgcccCTCTTCTACGACAAGGCGTTTGAGCTCCGCGACAAGTTTGCGTCGTTCTTCGACCCTGCgaacgacggcgtcgcgctcgcacgcagggccgagggcgacgacaagatT gtcgtcggcggacGCCGCAAGGTCGACGTGCAAAAGCCTCTGGCCGAGttcgcgctcgacgtgatCGGCACGGCGGGCTTCAGccacgacacggcggcgctcaacagctcgccgtccgagTTCACCGACGCCTGGCGCGCGATGCAGGTGTCGCTAGGGCAGAagggcaagcgcgagctcgcgcagctgtTTGCGATGATGCCCGTGCTGGAGAAGATT CCCGTCGACGCACAGGTCAAGATGACGGCGTACAACGACGCAGCGGTCAAGGTCGGGAAG CGCCTGGTGGGGAACAAGATGGCCGCGCTTGAAGCCGCCGGGGGCGATGCCAAGTCGGAGCTCGGACGCGACCTCgtctcgctgctgctcaagTCCAACCTGGCGTCCAAGACGTCAGAGAAGATGACCACGGATGAGATCGTAGACCAGATCCGGACCTTC CTCTTTGCTGGGGCCGAAACCACCGCCGTTGCCATGTCGTACGCGCtgtggcggctggggcgtcaCCCGGAGATGCAAGACAAGCTACGCAAGGAGATCCTGACGGTGGAGGAGGACAACCCGAGCTT cgACACGCTCAACGGCCTCACGTACCTCGAGTACTTTGTGCGCGAGATCTTGCGCATCCACTCGCCCGTATCAAACACGATTCGCATGGCCATGAGCGACGTGGTAATCCCGCTCAGCAAGCCGACCAAGGGGCGTGACGGGAGCCTGGTCGACAGTGTCGTGTTGCGCAAGGGCACGACAGTCATGATCC ccaTCGCGAGCGTCAACGTCGCGTCGAGCATCTGGGGCCCAGACGCTACCACGTTCAACCCCGACCGCCACGCGACCGAGCCGACCATCAAGACGCCGGGGATCTACGCCAACCTCATGACGTTTATCGGCGGGCCGCGTAACTGCATTGGGTACAGGTTCTCGATTGCCGAGATCAAGGTCGCGCTGTTCGTCCTCCTCCGGAGCTTTAGCTTTGAGGTCCTGCCCGATATGCCGGAGCAGCGCCGCATGCC TGGGATCGACTTGAGGTCGTACAGCTTGGGGCAGGGGCTGCCACTTGCCCCGGAGATGCCGCTGCTCGTGCGTGTGCTCGAGTAG